The genomic interval CAAAACTAATTTTGCTTGAAAATTGCAGACATTACGGATGGCTGGATGCTGAAGAAAAATATTTCTCAGAAGTAAATTCCTTTTTAAAATCATAACTAAACGGCTTTCAGAAATGGAAGCCGTTTTTTAAACCATATAAGTGATGTAAGTTCATTTAAAACTGAACCTAATAACTATCATTTTTAACTCAAATGAACTTACATTTCTTATATGGTTTTACCTTTCTTATCTTTGCATTTTATAATTTAAAATACCATTTTGAAAACACTTCTATACAAAAACACAAAAATCTCTTATACTGATTCAGGTGCAGGATCTGCAATTGTACTGCTTCACGGCTTTCTGGAAAACAAAAAAATGTGGCAGGAATATGTTACTTTATTTTCAGAAAAACACCGTGTAATTACAATTGATTTATTAGGCCACGGCGAATCTGATTGTCTGGGATATGTTCATGAAATGGAAGATAATGCAAATGTAGTACATGAAGTTCTGGAATCTTTAAAAATTAAAAAAGCGACTATTCTTGGTCATTCTATGGGCGGATATGTTGGTTTGGCTTTCGCCGAATTATTCCCAAACAACATTCAAAAATTAGTTTTATTGAATTCGACTTCTAAAGAAGACAATCCCGAAAAGAAACTAAACAGAACTCGCGCCATTAAAGCTGTAAAACAAAACTATATAAACTTTGTAAGTCTGGCTATTGGTAATTTATTCAGTGAAAATAACAGAACCCGACTGGCAGATGAAATCGAAAAAGTAAAAGTTGAGGCTCTAAAAACACCTTTGCAAGGAATTGTAGCTTCACTGGAAGGAATGAAAATCAGAAAAGACCGCGAAGCTCTTTTGCATAAAAATCTATTTCCTGTTTTATTGATCTTAGGAAAAAAAGATCCTGTTTTAAACTACGATGAAAGTATCTCGCAAATTGAAGATACAACTGCTGAACTTGTTTCTTTTGAAGATGGGCACATGAGTCACATTGAAAATAAGAATGAATTGAAAACTATTTTATTAGACTTTTTTCAATAAATATTAAAATCAAAAAAGGCCATTTCAAAATAATTTTGAAACAGCCTTTTTCTCATTTGTGGGGGCAAAATTTATAGTTAATATCTTTTTTAAGTTTAGCCAAAATTGCTCTTGTTA from uncultured Flavobacterium sp. carries:
- a CDS encoding alpha/beta hydrolase, giving the protein MKTLLYKNTKISYTDSGAGSAIVLLHGFLENKKMWQEYVTLFSEKHRVITIDLLGHGESDCLGYVHEMEDNANVVHEVLESLKIKKATILGHSMGGYVGLAFAELFPNNIQKLVLLNSTSKEDNPEKKLNRTRAIKAVKQNYINFVSLAIGNLFSENNRTRLADEIEKVKVEALKTPLQGIVASLEGMKIRKDREALLHKNLFPVLLILGKKDPVLNYDESISQIEDTTAELVSFEDGHMSHIENKNELKTILLDFFQ